A stretch of Haloprofundus halophilus DNA encodes these proteins:
- a CDS encoding SOS response-associated peptidase, producing MCGRYTLFTPQPELEERFEVTAERPLKARYNCAPGQRLPVVTNDAPDTLRFVQWGFIPEWAESRSKSFINARAESVAEKRSFRDAFERRRCLVPADGFYEWTPRENGDGKQPYRVAFEDDRPFAMAGIWERWTPPEAQTGLDEFTDDGAGDPEPIETFAIITTEPNGVVSPLHDRMAVVLSLEEEEKWLSADADTASTLLDPYPEAEMRAYPVSTRVNSPANDSPTLVEEVNPA from the coding sequence ATGTGTGGCCGCTACACCCTCTTCACCCCGCAACCCGAACTCGAAGAGCGATTCGAGGTGACCGCCGAGCGCCCGCTGAAAGCGCGGTACAACTGCGCTCCGGGCCAGCGACTGCCGGTCGTCACGAACGACGCGCCCGACACCCTGCGGTTCGTCCAGTGGGGGTTCATCCCCGAGTGGGCGGAGTCGCGTTCGAAGTCGTTCATCAACGCCCGCGCCGAGAGCGTCGCCGAGAAGCGGAGTTTCCGCGACGCGTTCGAGCGGCGTCGCTGTCTCGTGCCCGCCGACGGCTTCTACGAGTGGACCCCGCGCGAGAACGGCGACGGCAAACAGCCGTACCGAGTGGCGTTCGAGGACGACCGCCCGTTCGCCATGGCCGGTATCTGGGAGCGGTGGACGCCGCCGGAGGCCCAGACCGGACTCGACGAGTTCACCGACGACGGGGCGGGTGACCCTGAGCCGATAGAGACGTTCGCAATCATCACGACAGAGCCCAACGGCGTCGTATCGCCGCTTCACGACCGAATGGCCGTCGTCCTCTCGCTCGAGGAAGAAGAGAAGTGGCTCTCCGCCGACGCCGACACCGCGTCGACGCTCTTGGACCCCTATCCCGAAGCCGAGATGCGTGCGTATCCGGTCTCGACGCGGGTGAACAGCCCCGCGAACGACTCTCCGACGTTGGTCGAAGAAGTGAATCCGGCGTGA